CTAACCGGATGATTGGGCATCACTGCACCGGCGAATAGGCGTTTTCTGTGTTTATTCTTGGCAAATCCTGTGCCGCTCCTAGATGTATGTTGCAGGTTTGTGAAATTATTCGTTTTGCCTACTTGCTTCGTCAGCGGTTCCTAGTTGCgttttccctttttcttccttgatTTTTCTGTTTCCTTCTTAGATACCTCTTGCCTATCTTGTTTTGTTTGAATAATATGGACGGGCTGTGGTCCTCATCTAACTAATAATATCCAGTCCTATCTACATGTTTATGCATCTCTTTGCTCATGATTATAAGTTTATACAAGGCAGATGTCATGCCGTCTAACCTATCAAGTTTATCCATTCAGCACACCCAAGGCAGACAACTGACGATTGCCACATCTCCCATTTTTCAGATAGGCAGTAGAAAACAATGAGAAACAAGTCCCAATagacaaaaaggaagatTGGTAACACATCCAACTCATCCAAAATTAGGTCTCCAGGTTAATGCTCCGACCAAACCGCGCATACAGCGCAACCTTCAGCTGCTGCATTTCCTCACGTAGATCACCAAGTGAGTCCTCTAGCTTTGAGACATCTGCGTCAATCTTCTCTGTTGATGCCGAGAGCATTCCCTGCGCGTCTGATAGCGGTAGTTGGAAGAATGAGTCGCCGATTTTGTAGCTGGGAAGGCTGTTAGTCATGATCCCTTTACTTCTTGCTCTTGGGGATTTTAGTTTCTTCACATATTCCAAGAGAAACCTTGTAGAGAAGAGTCGTGACAGAACAGATAACTAATGAAAAGGAAAGAGGGTGTTACTTACGGCACaagctcatcttcatcagcAAGCTCCAATTCCATCGAAACCTCTTCCAAATCCTCCTTATCCTTCTAGAAACCAGTTAGCAACCTATCCAATACATTCCAGAAACTAAGATCTTCAGAAATCAAAACTCCATACCTGCTTCCCCTTCAACTGCTCCTCGAGCACAGTCTCGCGCTGATGCAACCGACTGAACCGGTTGATCTTCTCCTGATCCTCGCGGCGGACTTCATTCTCATCATTGACGGACGTCTCGTCCGCTTTTGTGAGCTGTGCGTTGGTCCGGTTAGCTTCAGAGCTGGAATTTGGCGGGGTTTGTCGCGCTTGAGCTTGGTGGGGGTGGGCTTACCATACGCGGCTGCACCATTTTGGCTTTCTTGTAGAGGGAGATAAGGCTGGTCTTTGGGGGAATTGTCTGTTGTTTCGTGTTTCGTGCTTTGggcttttgtttttgtcCTCGTTGCGGGTTAGTTGGTTGGCGGGTTTGATATCGGATTTGAGTGGGTGGTCCGTGCGTGGCGATGAGATAGTTGATGTTTGTTTGTAGAGGATACGATCTAGAGAGGATACTTTAATAGTTTATAAAGGGTGTGGAATTTGATCAGGGTTCGTTTCTGCTTCTTTCTCGGATGTAGCAGATCTTCTATTTTGTTTCTATATTCCTTACATCCATACACCGGATTGGGTAGGCCGTTGAGTACTTGGTGTGACATCAT
The nucleotide sequence above comes from Penicillium digitatum chromosome 1, complete sequence. Encoded proteins:
- a CDS encoding Prefoldin subunit 4, putative; protein product: MVQPRMLTKADETSVNDENEVRREDQEKINRFSRLHQRETVLEEQLKGKQKDKEDLEEVSMELELADEDELVPYKIGDSFFQLPLSDAQGMLSASTEKIDADVSKLEDSLGDLREEMQQLKVALYARFGRSINLET